The following are encoded in a window of Brevibacillus sp. DP1.3A genomic DNA:
- a CDS encoding DUF4179 domain-containing protein, whose amino-acid sequence MCDNEKKNASPFMVPAEIDQYIRRGMEQAKELRQNRSRNRWVRVGSSLVACLFIFVFIFSVRLSPAVAAYVSSIPGMEKIVEFLRDDKGLQKAAEHNLVQNIGASGSTGDVTFTIDQVLADEKRMVLFYTLKHPFTDKKVALHKIELSDQTGNKWKRVMSWSSMESEDPVIQNRIDIVIEEATEIPDAMTAKVTLEIDNLEQKTPLLIDFAVDKNKFKTFEKKVYPVMKEVTVDGQRFTIEQIAVFPTQTEVSIRFDPANQKHVFDFDKLRLEDEKGETFAFWGNGVPVRDNGENGRVYHLESIYFVEPEKLILKADGIRAIDKDKLQIVIDAKTGTLTNVPNDRLKLTALRQVDDVVGMDFSLKVPPQDKHSYISLGNDLTDDVGNEYDSVQASSSSTDDESIQNYSMLFKRKTNKGKPTSYSFPLSSYPERLQGTFSIEVK is encoded by the coding sequence ATGTGTGATAATGAAAAAAAGAATGCGAGTCCATTCATGGTTCCCGCTGAGATTGATCAATACATTCGCAGAGGGATGGAACAAGCAAAAGAGCTGCGTCAAAATCGGAGCCGCAATCGGTGGGTACGCGTTGGTTCTAGTCTGGTTGCTTGTTTGTTCATTTTCGTGTTTATTTTTTCCGTTCGACTTTCACCTGCTGTTGCTGCTTATGTCAGCTCCATTCCCGGGATGGAGAAGATCGTTGAGTTTCTTCGGGATGATAAAGGCTTGCAAAAGGCAGCAGAACACAATCTTGTCCAAAATATTGGCGCCAGTGGTTCAACGGGAGATGTGACGTTTACCATCGATCAAGTTTTGGCCGACGAAAAACGGATGGTCCTCTTCTATACACTAAAGCATCCTTTCACCGATAAAAAAGTAGCCTTGCACAAGATCGAGTTGTCAGACCAAACAGGAAATAAATGGAAACGAGTTATGTCTTGGTCAAGCATGGAGAGCGAAGACCCTGTGATTCAGAATCGTATTGATATTGTGATCGAAGAAGCCACTGAGATACCCGATGCGATGACTGCAAAAGTCACGCTAGAAATCGATAATCTCGAACAAAAGACTCCTCTTTTGATTGACTTTGCTGTGGATAAAAACAAATTTAAGACCTTTGAGAAAAAAGTGTATCCGGTGATGAAGGAAGTCACGGTTGACGGTCAGCGCTTCACGATTGAACAAATCGCAGTCTTTCCTACTCAGACTGAAGTAAGCATTCGCTTTGATCCAGCTAACCAAAAGCACGTATTTGATTTTGATAAGCTGAGGCTCGAAGATGAAAAAGGAGAAACATTCGCTTTTTGGGGAAATGGCGTTCCTGTTCGGGACAACGGTGAGAATGGGAGGGTATACCATCTGGAGAGTATTTATTTTGTAGAGCCCGAAAAGCTTATTCTCAAAGCCGATGGCATTCGTGCCATAGACAAAGATAAATTGCAAATCGTAATCGACGCGAAAACAGGCACATTAACAAACGTGCCAAATGATCGCCTAAAATTAACGGCACTGCGTCAAGTTGATGATGTCGTTGGCATGGACTTTTCCTTGAAGGTTCCGCCACAAGATAAACACTCTTATATCTCCTTAGGGAATGACCTGACTGACGACGTGGGAAATGAATATGATTCTGTGCAAGCAAGCTCCTCCTCCACAGATGATGAATCCATTCAAAACTATTCCATGCTATTCAAGCGAAAAACAAACAAAGGTAAGCCGACTTCCTATTCCTTTCCTCTGTCCAGCTATCCTGAACGACTTCAAGGTACTTTTTCTATTGAAGTTAAATAA
- a CDS encoding deoxynucleoside kinase, producing the protein MSRFQNSTLREKYGIPNNAVITIGGTVGVGKSTFTHALAGQLGFRVSVEKVDNNPYLGRYYNDLSRWGFHLQIFFLAERFKEQKRMFDYGGGFVQDRSIYEDTGIFARMLYEQGNMTEEDYRTYTELFEAMVMTPYFPHPDILIYLEGSFDDIIDRVKERGRPMEQQTPVDYWQDLFGRYDSWIASFTSCPILRVNINEYDVVDDPSSVESIIARAAEKIRLGRATRFSS; encoded by the coding sequence ATGTCGAGGTTTCAAAACAGCACGCTTCGTGAAAAATACGGGATACCGAACAACGCAGTGATTACGATCGGAGGGACAGTAGGGGTAGGAAAATCCACCTTTACACATGCCTTGGCAGGCCAGCTAGGATTTCGTGTATCTGTAGAGAAGGTTGACAATAACCCGTATTTGGGCCGTTACTATAACGATTTATCGCGTTGGGGTTTCCATTTGCAAATTTTCTTTTTGGCAGAACGCTTTAAGGAACAAAAACGGATGTTTGATTATGGCGGCGGTTTTGTCCAAGATCGCTCCATTTATGAGGATACCGGGATTTTTGCCCGCATGCTGTACGAGCAAGGCAACATGACAGAAGAAGATTACCGCACTTATACAGAACTTTTTGAAGCGATGGTCATGACGCCTTACTTCCCGCATCCGGATATTTTGATCTATTTAGAGGGAAGCTTCGATGATATTATTGACCGCGTAAAAGAGCGCGGGCGTCCGATGGAGCAACAAACGCCGGTGGATTACTGGCAGGATTTGTTTGGCCGCTATGATAGCTGGATTGCTTCCTTTACTTCCTGTCCGATTTTGCGGGTCAATATCAACGAATACGATGTTGTGGATGACCCATCTTCGGTAGAGAGCATTATTGCTCGGGCTGCTGAAAAAATTCGGCTTGGACGAGCTACCCGCTTTTCATCATAA
- a CDS encoding TetR/AcrR family transcriptional regulator — protein MKMSKAEQKQQTMQKLIEVAREMFSRQGYADAAMEDIVKQAGVTRGALYHNFGSKEGLFEAVLASVQQEIGERVEAEAAKSEDPWQQLILGCLAFVSSAVEHRNKRILLIDGPSVIGWETWRRMDEENSMRHLREQLQTMQEQGYLRPVSIDALTHLLSGAMNEAVLWISETSDHEKSLEEISTAMTLLLEGYRTK, from the coding sequence ATGAAGATGTCCAAAGCAGAGCAAAAACAACAGACGATGCAAAAATTGATCGAAGTAGCAAGAGAGATGTTCTCCAGGCAAGGTTACGCGGATGCCGCTATGGAAGACATCGTAAAGCAAGCCGGGGTGACCCGTGGCGCACTGTACCATAACTTTGGGAGCAAAGAAGGATTATTTGAGGCAGTACTGGCTTCTGTCCAACAAGAAATCGGTGAGCGCGTAGAAGCTGAAGCTGCGAAAAGTGAGGATCCTTGGCAACAATTGATCTTGGGTTGCTTGGCCTTTGTCTCCTCGGCCGTCGAACATCGCAACAAGCGGATTTTGCTTATCGATGGCCCTTCTGTTATCGGGTGGGAAACATGGCGCCGGATGGACGAGGAAAACTCCATGAGGCATCTCAGGGAGCAGCTTCAAACGATGCAGGAGCAAGGATACCTTCGTCCCGTTTCCATCGATGCTCTGACGCATTTGCTGTCTGGTGCGATGAATGAAGCGGTGCTCTGGATTTCGGAGACGTCTGATCATGAAAAGTCCCTTGAGGAAATTTCAACAGCAATGACTCTTCTCTTGGAAGGATATCGCACCAAATAA
- a CDS encoding GNAT family N-acetyltransferase → MIVRLDLQDEQKVQKLWNMQQRAYRVEAELIGTEDIPPLRESVEQLRTCGETFYGYIEEGELAGAVSFLIEGQTLDIHRMIVDPVHFRKGIASKLLASVHEHGCSKIIVATGSLNEPAVRLYERHGFTLTDQKEVKPGLRLSFFEKTIYPS, encoded by the coding sequence ATGATCGTGCGACTAGATTTACAGGATGAACAAAAGGTACAAAAACTTTGGAACATGCAGCAAAGAGCGTATCGTGTAGAGGCGGAGTTAATTGGAACGGAAGATATTCCACCCCTGCGAGAATCAGTAGAACAACTGAGGACATGTGGAGAAACGTTTTATGGCTACATAGAGGAAGGCGAGCTGGCAGGGGCGGTTTCTTTTTTGATCGAGGGACAAACGTTGGATATTCATCGGATGATTGTGGATCCTGTTCATTTTCGCAAGGGAATCGCGAGTAAATTACTTGCCTCTGTCCACGAGCATGGCTGCAGCAAGATCATCGTTGCGACTGGTTCCTTGAATGAACCGGCTGTTAGATTGTATGAAAGACATGGATTTACCTTGACGGATCAAAAAGAAGTGAAGCCCGGTCTGAGGCTGTCTTTTTTCGAGAAAACGATTTATCCATCTTAA
- a CDS encoding response regulator transcription factor yields MNAYRVLIADDHPMARMAIRSLLDPDPSFEVIGEAQNGEEAFLLCGQIQPDLVLMDINMPKWSGLEATREVKKAYPHIKVVILSVSDDVADLITAIQFGAQGYLLKNLEPDDWINYLHALLGEDSELTREMATRLMYRFRQEEATDEMVPDVLTPREREIVMYVGAGKTNREISEALIIAENTVKNHLKNILEKLQLANRVQLAAYAVRHHLVLK; encoded by the coding sequence ATGAACGCTTACCGTGTATTGATCGCCGACGACCACCCGATGGCTCGTATGGCCATTCGCAGCCTGCTTGATCCCGATCCCTCTTTTGAAGTCATCGGAGAAGCGCAAAATGGCGAGGAAGCTTTTCTCTTATGCGGACAAATACAACCGGACCTTGTGCTCATGGACATCAACATGCCGAAATGGAGCGGACTCGAAGCGACCCGCGAGGTCAAAAAAGCATACCCGCACATCAAGGTTGTCATTCTCAGCGTCTCCGATGACGTTGCTGACCTGATCACGGCCATTCAGTTCGGCGCCCAAGGATACTTGCTGAAAAATTTAGAGCCTGACGACTGGATTAACTACTTGCATGCCTTGCTCGGCGAGGACAGTGAATTGACTCGCGAAATGGCAACTCGGCTCATGTACCGCTTCCGTCAAGAAGAGGCTACAGATGAAATGGTACCAGATGTTCTGACCCCGCGAGAGCGAGAGATTGTCATGTACGTGGGAGCCGGAAAAACGAATCGGGAAATAAGCGAAGCGCTGATCATCGCAGAAAACACTGTGAAAAACCACTTAAAAAACATTCTTGAAAAGCTGCAATTGGCTAATCGCGTCCAACTCGCTGCTTATGCCGTTCGCCATCATTTGGTTTTAAAATAA
- the thiD gene encoding bifunctional hydroxymethylpyrimidine kinase/phosphomethylpyrimidine kinase, which translates to MSTIAKALTIAGSDSGGGAGIQADLKTFHQLGVYGMSAITAITAQNTLGVAGVYPLPTEAVAQQMHEVLRDLGADAAKTGMLFNADIIRAVAEEVKAFGLKKLVVDPVMIAKGGSKLLLDEAIVALKTELLPLAEVVTPNLPEAECLTGMRIETTDEMREGAKAIHALGARNVLMKGGHMQGDVVVDILFDGTSFHELSHERIHTRHTHGTGCTFSAALTAELAKNTPLITAVEKANRFIFEAIKTAPQLGGGHGPTNHWAVVD; encoded by the coding sequence ATGAGCACGATTGCGAAAGCATTGACGATAGCGGGTTCAGATAGCGGTGGGGGAGCTGGGATTCAGGCGGATCTGAAAACCTTTCATCAACTCGGTGTGTACGGAATGAGTGCGATCACAGCAATCACTGCACAAAATACACTAGGCGTAGCAGGCGTTTATCCGTTGCCGACAGAGGCAGTTGCACAGCAAATGCATGAGGTGCTACGTGATCTAGGCGCTGACGCGGCGAAAACGGGAATGCTATTTAACGCTGATATCATTCGTGCTGTTGCGGAAGAGGTAAAAGCATTTGGCCTGAAAAAGCTGGTGGTAGACCCAGTGATGATTGCCAAGGGAGGTTCAAAACTCCTGCTGGATGAGGCGATCGTTGCATTGAAAACAGAGTTGTTGCCTCTTGCAGAAGTCGTCACACCTAACTTGCCGGAAGCAGAATGCTTGACTGGCATGAGAATCGAGACGACAGACGAGATGCGCGAAGGGGCAAAAGCGATACATGCGTTAGGCGCTCGCAATGTCCTGATGAAGGGGGGACATATGCAAGGGGACGTTGTCGTGGACATTTTGTTCGATGGTACGTCATTCCATGAATTGTCCCATGAGCGTATTCATACACGTCATACGCACGGCACGGGTTGTACGTTCTCAGCGGCTCTTACAGCAGAGTTAGCAAAAAATACACCGCTCATCACTGCGGTTGAAAAAGCGAATCGCTTTATCTTCGAAGCTATTAAGACAGCTCCGCAATTGGGTGGCGGGCATGGGCCGACCAATCACTGGGCGGTTGTAGACTAA
- the splB gene encoding spore photoproduct lyase, with protein sequence MGTTLLERPEKKEQKGSKLFVPDYIFVEPNALNYPLGQELYRRFQTEGIPMQMTTSHNQVRGIPGDTEVEKYRNAKRTLVIGVRKTLKFETSKPSAEYAIPLATGCAAHCHYCYLNTNIGTKPYVRVYVNTDEILAQAEKYIQERPGEITRFEAACTSDPVSIEHLTGNLKRAIEFMGQQEFGRLRFVTKFHHVDSLLDAKHNKHTRFRFSMNADYVIKNFEPGTSSFHQRLEAAGKVAKAGYPLGFILAPLYWFDGWEAGYTDLLERLRSQLVPEAMEDLTFELIQHRFTKIAKNLILQRYPKTKLEMKEEERKYKWGKYGKGKYVYPDIQAKALQAHLESEIARLFPQARVEYFT encoded by the coding sequence ATGGGAACGACCCTGTTGGAAAGACCTGAAAAGAAGGAACAGAAAGGCAGCAAGCTATTTGTTCCGGATTATATTTTCGTCGAGCCAAATGCACTGAATTATCCACTTGGCCAAGAGCTGTATCGCCGTTTTCAAACGGAAGGGATTCCAATGCAGATGACGACCAGTCATAATCAGGTCCGTGGCATCCCTGGAGATACAGAAGTGGAGAAATATCGCAATGCGAAGCGGACGTTGGTCATTGGTGTACGCAAAACATTGAAGTTCGAGACCTCCAAGCCTTCCGCAGAATATGCCATTCCACTGGCAACGGGATGTGCTGCCCACTGTCACTATTGCTATTTGAACACAAATATCGGGACAAAGCCGTATGTTCGGGTGTATGTCAATACAGATGAGATTCTTGCTCAGGCCGAGAAGTACATCCAAGAACGCCCGGGAGAGATCACTCGTTTTGAGGCAGCCTGTACATCCGATCCGGTTAGCATTGAGCATCTTACGGGCAATCTGAAACGAGCGATTGAGTTTATGGGCCAGCAGGAGTTTGGGCGGTTGCGGTTCGTGACTAAGTTTCATCACGTGGATTCCTTGCTAGATGCTAAGCACAACAAGCATACCCGATTTCGCTTCAGCATGAATGCCGACTATGTCATCAAAAATTTTGAGCCAGGCACCTCCAGCTTTCATCAGCGACTGGAGGCGGCAGGGAAGGTAGCCAAGGCCGGTTATCCGCTCGGCTTTATTTTAGCGCCTTTATATTGGTTTGACGGATGGGAAGCGGGGTATACCGATTTGCTGGAAAGGCTCCGTTCGCAGTTGGTTCCCGAAGCGATGGAGGATTTGACGTTCGAGCTGATCCAGCACCGTTTTACCAAGATCGCTAAAAACTTAATCCTCCAGCGCTATCCGAAAACGAAGTTGGAGATGAAGGAAGAAGAGCGCAAGTACAAATGGGGGAAATACGGGAAAGGGAAGTATGTCTATCCCGACATCCAAGCAAAGGCGTTGCAGGCCCATTTAGAAAGTGAAATTGCCCGACTATTTCCACAGGCTCGCGTTGAATATTTTACGTAA
- a CDS encoding SET domain-containing protein, with translation MIEVKTSKLSNGELNRGVFATQDIRKGDLIHEAPVLPYLNEEHEHIEKTLLADYAFEYGANHTAFLLGYGMLFNHSYTPNATYEINFDNHTFDFYAYTDIQAGEEILINYNGDEDCDDPLWFYEDQQKETDDTK, from the coding sequence ATGATCGAAGTCAAGACCTCCAAACTAAGCAATGGAGAATTAAATAGAGGTGTATTTGCAACACAAGATATCCGAAAAGGCGATCTGATTCATGAAGCGCCCGTGCTGCCCTATTTGAACGAAGAGCATGAGCATATTGAGAAAACCTTACTCGCGGATTATGCATTTGAGTACGGTGCCAATCACACAGCCTTCTTGTTAGGGTATGGCATGCTATTTAATCACTCCTACACGCCAAATGCCACGTATGAGATTAACTTCGACAACCACACGTTTGATTTTTATGCCTATACGGACATTCAAGCGGGTGAAGAAATCTTAATCAATTACAATGGTGATGAGGATTGCGATGATCCTCTCTGGTTTTATGAAGACCAACAGAAAGAAACAGATGATACCAAGTAA
- a CDS encoding sigma-70 family RNA polymerase sigma factor: MNLEQLVSYAKDGDDDAFFQLVSLHKEQLYKIAYAFLRNETDALEAIQEATCRSYLKLARLKQPAYFRTWLTRILIHICLDEQKRRKRIILDPMEDDIESRENIPIDDQNVERIQIEEALARLSPNYRHIIILKYFEDRTIRDIAEVLGHPEGTIKTWLHKALGALRKDLGKGW, translated from the coding sequence GTGAATCTGGAACAGCTCGTTTCGTACGCAAAAGATGGGGATGATGATGCCTTTTTTCAGCTCGTCAGCCTTCATAAAGAACAACTGTATAAAATCGCCTACGCCTTTCTTCGTAACGAGACAGATGCATTGGAAGCCATTCAGGAAGCGACGTGCCGTTCCTATCTCAAGCTGGCACGATTGAAACAGCCTGCGTATTTTCGCACATGGCTGACTCGCATCCTTATTCATATTTGTCTGGATGAGCAAAAGCGCCGAAAACGGATCATCTTGGATCCCATGGAGGATGACATCGAAAGTCGTGAAAATATTCCTATAGACGACCAAAATGTCGAGCGTATTCAAATCGAAGAGGCTCTCGCTCGTCTCAGTCCGAATTATCGCCACATCATTATTTTGAAATATTTTGAAGATCGGACGATACGCGATATTGCAGAGGTACTCGGTCATCCGGAAGGCACCATCAAGACATGGCTGCACAAGGCTTTGGGTGCACTCCGCAAAGATCTCGGGAAAGGCTGGTGA
- a CDS encoding sensor histidine kinase, producing the protein MSYRIFYWLTFLIPTIIIGGFEFIRHDFLLPYMSMEAGNVYITLLTLFLSFLFATWMFHTLKQMNARIVEEQARRAVYEERERLARELHDGIAQSLFFLNVKLKQGHLDDARVAVSAIDNHVRQAIFNLRSLPEEGSLDQRLEKWLAQWSALSGIDVVSELHVKDGFFTATSEVQLFGIIQEAFANIRKHSQAKHSWIHLTTDETTGWVLAVEDDGIGISNPSPDAKKYGLSMMRERARQLNASIDIQLRPAGGTIIRLSSHSGGKTL; encoded by the coding sequence ATGTCCTATCGTATTTTTTATTGGTTGACCTTTTTGATTCCAACCATCATCATCGGGGGTTTTGAATTCATCCGTCACGACTTTCTGCTGCCCTATATGTCTATGGAAGCCGGGAATGTGTACATTACCCTCTTGACGCTCTTTCTCTCTTTTTTATTCGCTACCTGGATGTTTCACACGCTTAAACAAATGAATGCACGAATTGTCGAGGAACAAGCTCGTCGCGCTGTTTATGAAGAACGTGAACGCCTTGCCCGCGAATTACACGACGGGATTGCGCAGTCTCTGTTTTTCCTCAACGTAAAGCTGAAACAGGGACACTTGGACGATGCACGGGTCGCTGTTTCTGCCATCGACAATCATGTACGCCAAGCCATTTTTAACTTGCGCTCATTGCCAGAAGAAGGCAGTCTGGATCAACGCCTTGAGAAATGGCTGGCGCAATGGAGCGCTTTATCTGGAATCGACGTTGTTAGCGAATTGCATGTCAAAGATGGCTTTTTTACTGCCACCTCAGAAGTACAACTGTTCGGGATTATCCAAGAAGCTTTTGCCAATATTCGCAAGCATTCTCAGGCCAAGCATTCGTGGATTCACCTCACGACGGATGAAACAACTGGCTGGGTTCTCGCCGTTGAGGACGATGGCATTGGGATTTCCAACCCTTCTCCCGATGCGAAAAAATACGGTTTGTCCATGATGCGCGAGCGAGCACGCCAGTTGAACGCCTCCATCGACATTCAGTTACGACCGGCAGGCGGTACGATCATCCGCTTATCTTCTCATTCAGGAGGAAAAACCCTATGA
- a CDS encoding deoxynucleoside kinase, with amino-acid sequence MKSILITVEGPIGIGKTSLSRELSRACNLQLLEEIVYENPFLGKFYENIAEWSFQLEMFFLCNRYKQLQDIHSQFLNQGISVVSDYNIFKNTIFAKRTLQGDNLPKYLKIYDILTEDLPQAHLVIYMTASIETVMKRISMRDREMERSMDVTYMENLIADYNEFMEAFEKHHPDTPVIKFDCDDLDFVHRPEDLKVVLDRIAPRIQELMGQEG; translated from the coding sequence ATGAAGTCCATATTGATTACCGTTGAGGGACCTATTGGTATTGGGAAAACCTCTTTATCGCGGGAACTAAGCCGCGCATGCAACTTGCAGCTACTGGAAGAGATCGTCTACGAAAATCCGTTCCTGGGTAAATTTTATGAAAATATTGCCGAATGGAGCTTTCAACTAGAGATGTTTTTCCTCTGCAACCGTTACAAGCAGTTGCAGGATATTCATTCTCAGTTCCTGAATCAAGGTATTTCCGTTGTTTCTGATTACAATATTTTCAAAAATACGATTTTTGCCAAACGGACGTTACAAGGAGATAACCTGCCAAAGTACCTCAAAATTTATGATATCCTAACAGAGGATTTGCCTCAGGCCCATTTGGTGATCTACATGACAGCTTCGATTGAGACCGTGATGAAGCGGATTTCGATGCGCGATCGCGAAATGGAGCGCAGCATGGATGTCACCTATATGGAGAACCTGATTGCTGATTATAACGAGTTTATGGAAGCGTTTGAAAAGCATCATCCGGATACGCCTGTCATCAAATTCGACTGTGACGATTTGGATTTCGTACATAGACCAGAAGATTTGAAGGTTGTACTGGATCGAATTGCCCCACGGATCCAAGAGTTGATGGGACAAGAAGGTTAG